Proteins encoded by one window of Acetivibrio thermocellus ATCC 27405:
- a CDS encoding chemotaxis protein CheA, with the protein MDMSQYLEIFIDETKEHLQSLNQSLLELEQNPDDTSVLNEIFRVAHTLKGMSGTMGFTKMAKLTHDMENVLQALRNNQIKATSKLVDLLFKCLDALENYTDNIVNTGNEGSNEYNDIIKELNDIVQTKSSDGGQQKSSLSGKKVSDLDGTSKEENQHPTAAIKLNQYELNVAAKAREMNMNVFKITVVLNKGCVLKSARAFIIFQTLERHGEIIRSEPKVEDIEDEKFDFEFTVVCVTKENEEVFIKDINGIAEVDEVIVVPIDIPELKTSTVQNDDNYERENVQTGGEEVHVQEEKSESNTSSQVHKTKTGKTVRVDIDRLDVLMNFVSELIIIKTRLAGLSGSDNAQTYNETIEYLDRITTSLNDAVMKVRMVPVEMVFNRFPRMIRDIARELGKEIQLNMSGVETELDRTVIDEIGDPLIHLLRNSADHGIEPKEKRLAMGKPAVGHINLRAYQDGDNVVIEVEDDGQGIDVEKVKKKAVEKGLVKKEIVNTLSQKDIIDFLFKPSFSTSDNITNISGRGVGLDVVKTKIEQLGGVVEVETEAGKGSKFIIRLPLTLAIIQALLVMVGNEKYAIPLSSTKEIIKVTPEQIKTVQKQEVILLRNMVVPIVRLDKILEVPPVERKKKDMTVVIVKKGEKLSGFLVDSLIGQQEIVIKSLGKLLSNIKGIAGATILGDGNVALILDVNLLAV; encoded by the coding sequence ATGGACATGAGTCAATACCTCGAGATTTTTATCGACGAAACAAAAGAGCACTTGCAAAGTTTGAACCAATCACTGCTTGAATTGGAGCAAAATCCGGATGATACATCGGTTCTGAATGAAATATTCAGAGTTGCCCATACATTAAAAGGCATGTCCGGTACAATGGGTTTTACTAAAATGGCAAAGCTGACCCATGATATGGAGAATGTTTTACAGGCACTGAGAAACAATCAAATAAAAGCAACTTCAAAACTTGTGGATTTGCTGTTTAAATGCCTTGATGCTCTTGAAAACTATACTGATAATATTGTAAACACCGGAAATGAAGGCAGCAATGAATATAACGATATCATTAAGGAACTTAATGATATCGTTCAAACGAAATCATCTGACGGAGGACAGCAAAAATCGTCTTTATCCGGGAAAAAAGTTTCGGACCTGGATGGAACTTCAAAAGAGGAAAATCAACATCCGACTGCCGCAATCAAGCTTAATCAGTACGAACTGAATGTTGCAGCCAAAGCAAGAGAAATGAATATGAATGTCTTTAAAATTACAGTCGTACTGAATAAAGGCTGTGTTTTGAAGTCGGCCAGGGCATTCATTATATTTCAGACATTGGAAAGACATGGGGAGATTATCAGGTCCGAACCGAAAGTTGAAGACATTGAAGATGAAAAGTTTGATTTTGAATTTACCGTAGTATGCGTGACAAAAGAAAACGAAGAGGTATTTATAAAGGATATTAACGGAATTGCCGAGGTTGACGAAGTAATTGTAGTTCCGATAGATATTCCTGAGCTGAAAACCTCAACAGTTCAGAATGATGACAATTATGAGCGGGAAAATGTTCAAACAGGCGGAGAAGAAGTGCATGTCCAGGAAGAGAAAAGTGAATCGAATACTTCATCTCAGGTCCATAAAACCAAAACCGGAAAAACTGTCAGGGTTGACATTGACAGACTGGATGTATTGATGAATTTTGTAAGTGAGCTTATTATCATTAAAACCAGACTTGCCGGCCTTAGCGGAAGTGATAATGCTCAAACTTATAATGAGACGATTGAGTACCTGGATCGAATAACAACAAGTCTCAATGACGCAGTTATGAAGGTTAGAATGGTACCGGTTGAGATGGTGTTCAACAGATTTCCGAGAATGATAAGGGACATTGCCAGAGAGCTTGGAAAAGAGATTCAGCTTAATATGTCCGGTGTGGAAACCGAACTTGACCGAACGGTTATTGACGAGATAGGAGATCCCCTTATCCATTTGCTTAGAAACTCGGCAGACCACGGGATCGAACCAAAAGAGAAAAGACTTGCGATGGGCAAGCCTGCCGTCGGACATATTAATTTGCGGGCTTATCAGGATGGAGACAATGTTGTAATTGAAGTAGAGGACGACGGACAGGGAATAGATGTGGAAAAGGTAAAGAAAAAAGCTGTTGAAAAAGGGCTTGTAAAGAAAGAAATAGTCAATACCCTGTCACAGAAGGATATTATTGATTTCCTGTTTAAACCGTCCTTCAGCACTTCCGACAACATTACAAACATATCCGGAAGAGGTGTGGGGCTTGATGTGGTAAAAACCAAAATCGAGCAGCTTGGAGGTGTTGTTGAAGTTGAAACGGAGGCGGGAAAAGGAAGCAAGTTTATAATAAGACTTCCTCTTACCCTTGCAATAATACAGGCGCTTTTGGTAATGGTCGGTAATGAAAAATATGCAATACCTCTTAGCAGTACCAAGGAAATAATAAAGGTAACTCCGGAACAGATAAAGACGGTTCAAAAGCAGGAGGTAATTTTGCTAAGAAACATGGTGGTTCCGATAGTAAGGCTTGATAAAATTTTGGAAGTTCCTCCGGTGGAAAGAAAAAAGAAAGACATGACTGTGGTTATTGTAAAAAAAGGAGAAAAACTTTCCGGCTTTTTGGTAGATTCGCTGATAGGGCAGCAGGAAATTGTTATAAAATCACTGGGCAAGCTCCTTTCAAACATTAAGGGAATTGCCGGTGCCACTATATTGGGAGACGGAAATGTTGCATTGATACTGGATGTTAATTTACTTGCCGTGTAG
- a CDS encoding chemotaxis protein CheW, with protein sequence MEERANMESKQYVVFKLGKEDYGLDIQKVTTIERMMPVARVPKTPDYIKGVINLRGEIIPVMDLRKKFGLPPVEETDETRIIILKFDDITFGIIVDEVDEVLDLTEESIENVSSFSNDVSMDYIYGVGKVGDRIVTLLNLEKLTDIDEEDKQGD encoded by the coding sequence GTGGAAGAAAGAGCCAACATGGAAAGCAAACAATATGTTGTTTTCAAACTGGGAAAGGAAGACTATGGACTGGACATTCAAAAGGTGACGACAATTGAAAGAATGATGCCGGTTGCAAGGGTACCGAAAACTCCCGATTATATAAAGGGTGTAATAAACCTAAGAGGAGAAATAATCCCAGTAATGGATCTTAGAAAAAAATTCGGCTTGCCTCCGGTTGAGGAGACTGATGAAACGAGGATCATTATTCTGAAGTTTGATGATATTACTTTTGGAATAATTGTGGATGAAGTTGATGAAGTACTGGATTTGACAGAGGAATCCATAGAAAATGTATCAAGTTTTTCCAATGATGTTTCGATGGACTATATATACGGAGTCGGCAAAGTAGGGGACAGGATTGTTACTCTTTTAAACCTTGAAAAGCTTACGGATATTGATGAAGAAGACAAACAAGGGGATTAG
- a CDS encoding chemotaxis protein CheC produces MSVNFDNLDNIQIDVLREIGNIGSGNAATALAKMLNKRVNMDVPQVKVLQFQEVSDILGGAEIPVVGLLLRVTGDISGSIMFILEKKAAGVLVNILMGKPLDEIVVFDEIAISALKEVGNILAGSYLSALSTLTNLNILPSVPELAIDMAGAIISVPAIEFGKLGDSVLFIETEFSEGSTKVVGNFFLVPDIDSYEVLLKALGVAN; encoded by the coding sequence ATGAGTGTAAATTTTGATAATCTTGACAATATACAAATTGATGTTTTGCGGGAGATAGGAAATATTGGCTCGGGGAATGCAGCTACTGCTTTGGCGAAGATGTTGAATAAAAGAGTTAACATGGACGTTCCCCAAGTAAAAGTGCTTCAGTTTCAAGAAGTGAGCGATATTTTAGGTGGAGCCGAAATTCCGGTGGTTGGCCTTTTGCTTAGGGTTACCGGTGACATAAGCGGCAGTATAATGTTTATTCTTGAAAAAAAGGCTGCCGGTGTTCTGGTTAACATCCTGATGGGGAAACCTTTGGATGAAATTGTTGTCTTCGATGAGATTGCGATTTCAGCTCTGAAGGAAGTAGGCAATATTCTTGCGGGTTCGTACCTTTCGGCTTTATCTACTTTGACGAACTTAAACATACTGCCGTCGGTGCCTGAACTTGCAATTGACATGGCGGGAGCGATAATAAGTGTTCCGGCAATCGAATTCGGAAAACTTGGAGATTCGGTTCTGTTCATTGAAACTGAATTCTCTGAAGGCAGTACAAAAGTTGTGGGAAATTTCTTCCTTGTTCCTGATATTGATTCTTATGAAGTATTATTAAAAGCATTAGGAGTCGCTAATTAA
- a CDS encoding chemotaxis protein CheD: MGNIIRIGMADLKASHHPAILTTLGLGSCVGIALYDRTTKIVGLAHAMLPDSSQVKNKTNAAKFVDTAIELLVKEMLSLGASKKRIVAKLAGGAQMFTFTQGAELMRIGQRNVAAAKSKLESLDIPVVSEDTGGNYGRTVELDSESGMLLIRTIGYGTKQI; the protein is encoded by the coding sequence ATGGGAAATATTATAAGAATTGGGATGGCTGATTTGAAAGCATCGCATCATCCTGCGATATTAACTACTCTGGGACTTGGGTCATGCGTGGGAATAGCACTTTATGACAGAACTACAAAAATAGTGGGGCTGGCTCATGCAATGCTTCCTGACAGTTCCCAGGTAAAAAATAAAACTAACGCCGCAAAATTTGTAGATACCGCTATTGAACTCCTTGTGAAAGAAATGCTGAGTCTTGGCGCGTCAAAGAAAAGAATTGTCGCAAAGCTGGCCGGAGGAGCGCAGATGTTTACTTTTACACAAGGAGCCGAATTAATGCGTATCGGTCAAAGAAATGTGGCGGCGGCAAAAAGCAAACTGGAGAGTCTCGACATTCCCGTAGTCTCCGAGGATACCGGAGGTAATTACGGGCGTACTGTTGAGCTTGATTCGGAGAGCGGCATGCTCCTGATTAGAACCATAGGATATGGAACTAAACAAATATGA
- a CDS encoding FliA/WhiG family RNA polymerase sigma factor, with protein sequence MASASNKQLELWKQYADTKNPAIKEQLIIEYSNIVKYIAGRLSIYFGSNVEYDDLIGYGIFGLIDAIEKFDINKGVKFETYASLRIRGSIIDSIRELDWVPRSLRQKNKELEKVYAEIENELGRSASDKEVADKLGITVDELNKLLNEVNLSSMISLEEFLEQNYEIGVTTAPESRDEKPEGYIEMAELREILADAISKLPEKEKMVITLYYFGEVVK encoded by the coding sequence ATGGCATCCGCGAGCAACAAACAACTGGAATTATGGAAACAGTATGCTGATACTAAAAATCCTGCGATAAAAGAACAACTGATTATTGAATACTCAAATATTGTCAAGTACATTGCAGGCAGACTCAGCATATACTTTGGTTCCAATGTTGAATATGATGATTTGATCGGATATGGAATATTTGGCCTCATTGACGCAATTGAGAAGTTTGACATCAACAAGGGAGTCAAGTTTGAAACTTATGCGTCGTTAAGGATCAGGGGCTCAATTATTGACAGTATAAGGGAGCTGGATTGGGTTCCAAGATCTTTGAGGCAGAAGAATAAAGAACTGGAAAAGGTCTATGCCGAAATAGAGAATGAACTTGGACGTTCCGCTTCGGACAAAGAGGTGGCGGACAAGCTTGGAATAACCGTCGATGAATTGAACAAACTATTAAATGAAGTAAATCTTTCATCGATGATATCTTTGGAAGAGTTTTTGGAGCAAAACTATGAGATAGGTGTTACGACAGCTCCGGAAAGCAGGGATGAAAAACCCGAAGGTTATATAGAAATGGCGGAGCTCAGAGAAATACTGGCAGATGCTATAAGCAAACTCCCGGAGAAAGAAAAAATGGTTATTACTTTATATTATTTTGGGGAAGTTGTAAAATAA
- a CDS encoding IS30-like element ISCth2 family transposase, which yields MVIHCKMFNNQRKTLAKEYHELYMNNNTETRKNKHLNERERYAIELYLKEKYTVTEIAKRLGRHRRTIEREITRGTIYLQNSDLTYRKEYCADVAQRRYVENGKNKGPRLKIGNDHELVRYIESKIINEKYSPDAVIGQIKAKGLKFKTSICTKTLYNYIDRGDVFLRLTNKYLPVKKDGKKRIYQRVKKIALKNLKGSSIEERPKEVNDRKEYGHWEMDCVVGRKNSAAVLLVLSERKTREEIILKLPDKTQESVIKAIDELERKYRRKFREKFKTITVDNGTEFLDYRGIEKSKTEPGKDRTKVYYAHPYSSWERGTNENINKLIRRFIPKGTDISKVSKAKIKSIERWINEYPRRMFGYRSAIEMAV from the coding sequence ATGGTAATCCATTGTAAAATGTTTAATAACCAAAGAAAAACATTAGCAAAGGAGTACCATGAGTTATATATGAATAATAACACAGAAACAAGAAAAAACAAACACCTAAATGAAAGAGAAAGATACGCCATAGAGTTGTACCTAAAAGAAAAGTATACAGTAACGGAAATAGCAAAGAGGTTGGGCAGGCACAGAAGGACAATAGAAAGAGAAATAACCCGTGGGACAATATATTTACAAAATAGTGATTTAACATACAGAAAAGAGTATTGTGCAGATGTAGCCCAAAGGAGATATGTAGAGAACGGGAAGAATAAAGGTCCACGGTTAAAGATAGGAAATGACCATGAATTAGTGAGGTATATAGAATCAAAGATAATAAATGAAAAATATTCTCCTGATGCTGTTATTGGACAAATAAAAGCAAAGGGACTGAAGTTTAAAACGAGTATCTGCACGAAAACACTATATAACTACATTGATAGAGGGGATGTATTTTTAAGACTAACGAATAAATATTTGCCAGTGAAAAAGGATGGTAAAAAACGCATATATCAAAGGGTAAAGAAGATAGCACTGAAAAATCTTAAGGGAAGCAGCATAGAGGAAAGGCCGAAAGAAGTTAACGATAGGAAGGAATATGGACACTGGGAGATGGACTGTGTAGTAGGCAGAAAAAATAGCGCAGCAGTATTACTGGTATTAAGTGAACGAAAGACAAGAGAAGAAATAATTCTTAAACTACCAGACAAAACGCAGGAATCAGTAATCAAAGCAATAGATGAATTAGAAAGGAAGTATAGAAGGAAATTTAGGGAGAAGTTTAAAACGATAACAGTAGATAACGGGACAGAGTTTTTGGACTATAGAGGGATAGAGAAATCAAAAACAGAGCCAGGCAAGGACAGGACGAAAGTGTATTATGCTCATCCTTATAGTTCTTGGGAAAGAGGAACGAACGAAAATATTAATAAACTGATAAGAAGATTTATACCAAAAGGAACAGATATATCAAAAGTAAGTAAAGCAAAAATAAAAAGTATAGAGAGATGGATTAATGAATATCCAAGAAGAATGTTTGGTTATAGGTCAGCCATAGAAATGGCGGTATGA
- a CDS encoding DUF342 domain-containing protein encodes MRDVTKGSFNDSPNNGFFEIQYKEDGVYLTVHPPIGKGKAVEVNDVISRLTQKKIVYDKEMVELAVQRASNVPVKIGEPQEELKLDATIDVNISPDKMKATMVIRPPDGGRMLTKDEMMEILKNSGVRYGINESMLENVSKYPVYNEIIVIAEGTPPINGQNGKVEFHFDLKKERKPTILEDGRVDFRELNLIESVKKGQVLCTLVPPLPGTPGRTVEDIEVPALDGKPAVLPKGKNVEISEDGQSLIAGIDGQVNYIDGKVSVFANYEVPADVDNSTGNISFVGNVIIRGNVLSGFTVEAGGSVEVMGVVEAAVIKADGDIILRRGMQGLGRGILKSGGDIIAKYIENSIIEAKGDIKAEAIMHSNVKCGNKLELSGKKGLLIGGKCKVGKEIVAKVIGSYLATHTDIEVGVDPQIKERYKELRDEIRKIEEDLVKAEQAITILKKLEAAGKLTPEKQELMARSIRTKIYYSNRLGELKEELIITEQRLQKEADGKIRVFDHIYPGTKVTIGTSMMYVKEDLQYCTLYRDGADIRVGPIDK; translated from the coding sequence ATGAGAGATGTTACGAAAGGCTCATTCAATGACAGTCCGAATAACGGTTTTTTTGAGATCCAGTATAAGGAAGACGGAGTATATCTTACAGTGCATCCGCCAATAGGAAAAGGCAAGGCGGTTGAAGTAAACGATGTAATAAGCAGGCTTACGCAGAAGAAAATTGTCTATGATAAAGAAATGGTTGAATTGGCTGTTCAGAGAGCGTCAAACGTACCTGTGAAAATTGGCGAACCTCAGGAGGAACTTAAACTTGATGCGACAATAGATGTTAACATTTCCCCGGACAAAATGAAAGCAACAATGGTAATAAGACCCCCTGACGGTGGAAGAATGCTTACTAAAGACGAGATGATGGAGATTTTGAAAAACAGCGGGGTAAGATACGGAATAAACGAGTCAATGCTTGAGAATGTTTCAAAATATCCTGTCTATAATGAGATTATAGTAATTGCCGAAGGTACGCCTCCCATAAACGGACAGAATGGAAAAGTGGAATTCCATTTTGATTTGAAAAAAGAAAGAAAACCTACTATCCTTGAGGATGGAAGGGTGGATTTCAGAGAACTGAATCTTATTGAAAGTGTAAAAAAAGGACAGGTTCTCTGTACACTGGTTCCTCCGCTTCCGGGTACACCGGGCAGAACGGTGGAGGATATCGAGGTTCCGGCTTTGGACGGAAAACCTGCCGTGCTTCCAAAAGGGAAAAATGTTGAAATAAGTGAAGACGGACAAAGTCTTATTGCCGGCATAGACGGACAGGTAAATTATATAGACGGCAAGGTAAGTGTTTTTGCCAATTATGAAGTTCCTGCAGACGTTGACAACTCCACCGGAAACATAAGTTTTGTAGGCAATGTTATCATAAGAGGAAATGTTTTGTCCGGTTTTACCGTTGAAGCCGGAGGCAGTGTTGAGGTAATGGGAGTGGTGGAAGCTGCCGTTATAAAGGCCGATGGTGACATTATTCTAAGAAGGGGAATGCAGGGGCTTGGAAGAGGAATATTAAAAAGCGGCGGTGACATAATTGCAAAATATATAGAAAACAGCATTATTGAAGCCAAAGGTGACATAAAAGCCGAGGCAATAATGCACAGCAACGTAAAATGCGGAAACAAGCTGGAGCTTTCCGGCAAGAAAGGTCTTTTGATAGGCGGAAAATGCAAAGTGGGAAAAGAAATAGTAGCGAAGGTTATCGGTTCGTATCTTGCCACTCACACCGATATTGAGGTGGGTGTTGATCCGCAGATTAAAGAGCGCTACAAGGAGCTTCGGGATGAGATTCGGAAAATAGAAGAGGATTTGGTTAAAGCGGAACAGGCCATAACAATATTAAAGAAGCTTGAGGCCGCAGGAAAGCTTACTCCGGAGAAGCAGGAACTGATGGCCAGAAGCATTAGAACAAAGATTTATTATTCGAACAGGCTTGGTGAATTAAAAGAAGAATTGATAATAACAGAGCAAAGGCTTCAGAAGGAGGCTGACGGAAAAATCAGGGTATTTGATCATATATATCCGGGAACAAAAGTTACAATAGGGACGAGCATGATGTATGTCAAAGAGGACCTGCAATATTGTACATTATACAGGGACGGGGCTGATATAAGAGTTGGGCCTATTGACAAATAA
- a CDS encoding DUF6115 domain-containing protein — MTGFYASMMFIGILLIIVSLVLIFLDKWKSSETEKRIDQKREELAKIIADADLMVQELNKFSDYIISQVEQKNKETLDLIKNAEERLEKLTKEYASASMDSGNEKFVTNTEDSYAGGKSDLVIENLKFEEDAPVSAAKPYQIKLQGVKDEKVIPINSKHKEVLALAQKGLNETEIAKKLSMGKGEIQLILGVNK; from the coding sequence ATGACGGGTTTTTATGCAAGTATGATGTTTATAGGGATCTTATTGATAATTGTGTCCCTGGTTTTAATTTTTCTGGATAAGTGGAAATCGAGCGAAACTGAGAAGAGAATTGATCAAAAAAGGGAGGAACTTGCAAAAATTATTGCAGATGCAGATCTTATGGTTCAGGAGCTGAACAAATTTTCCGATTATATCATTTCCCAAGTGGAGCAAAAGAATAAAGAAACGCTCGATTTGATTAAAAATGCCGAGGAGAGGCTGGAAAAGTTAACAAAAGAGTATGCCAGTGCATCAATGGATTCGGGCAATGAAAAGTTTGTTACCAATACGGAAGATTCCTATGCAGGCGGTAAGTCTGATCTTGTCATTGAAAACCTGAAGTTTGAAGAAGATGCGCCTGTAAGTGCTGCAAAACCTTATCAGATAAAACTTCAGGGCGTAAAGGATGAGAAAGTCATACCCATAAACAGCAAGCATAAGGAAGTTTTAGCATTGGCTCAAAAAGGTCTTAATGAAACTGAGATAGCGAAAAAGCTGAGCATGGGCAAGGGTGAGATACAGCTTATTCTTGGTGTAAACAAATAA
- the thpR gene encoding RNA 2',3'-cyclic phosphodiesterase, whose protein sequence is MRTFVAVDFNTELKKEILKLQTQLRNLAVSGRWKYINNFHLTLKFLGEIEKSKVQDIKKGLDEVCGKTQKFCLNIDGLDFFPGNGCLRVLWLKLAGELESLHSLQSEIDIMLEKLGFEKEKRRYVPHVTIAQDVVFNKDFEEIKGLVGNYRFATIEVQSVNLFKSEQIGGKRVYTPLTEHKLV, encoded by the coding sequence ATGAGAACTTTTGTAGCGGTTGATTTTAATACGGAATTGAAAAAAGAAATATTAAAACTTCAGACACAACTTAGAAATTTGGCTGTTTCGGGAAGATGGAAATATATTAACAATTTTCACCTTACCCTGAAATTTCTGGGTGAAATAGAAAAATCCAAGGTTCAAGATATTAAAAAAGGGCTTGATGAGGTATGTGGCAAAACCCAAAAATTTTGTCTTAATATAGACGGACTTGATTTTTTTCCGGGAAACGGCTGCCTTAGGGTGCTGTGGTTGAAGCTTGCCGGTGAGCTTGAAAGCCTTCACAGCCTTCAGTCGGAAATAGACATAATGTTGGAGAAACTGGGGTTTGAAAAGGAAAAAAGACGCTATGTGCCGCATGTAACCATAGCACAGGATGTGGTGTTCAACAAGGATTTTGAAGAAATTAAAGGTCTTGTTGGAAACTATCGGTTTGCAACAATTGAAGTTCAGAGCGTTAATCTTTTTAAAAGCGAGCAAATAGGTGGCAAACGGGTTTACACTCCGTTGACGGAGCACAAGCTTGTTTAG
- a CDS encoding CapA family protein produces the protein MRKKYVALAVIVFLIGISALGGCNFRSDSVAVVNEKNTGTYENDLDQKKVADAAKDGTVGTVSETVYSTVQPTATPEKELKIVAVGDILLGRGVGMRLKNGNKDFTYPFLEVRDILRKGDVVFGNLEEPITSSTHSLTGIKEGGKYVLKNDVEAIEGIKYAGFNLMNLANNHILDYYERGLFDTMDILDKNGIKYAGAGRNLEEARKPAIMEVKSMKVGMLAYTDMAEIVYKGNPNYKFAAGEDKPGVAPRPLKFDDSIKKDIEELRSKVDILIVSLHWGVEESFEVLPEQREFAHSLIDNGVDVILGHHPHQFQGIEIYKGKPVFYSLGNFIFDQNDPENQESFIVTLDYKGSRLTGIEAVPVRTIGKIQVVPQKGDEAKPILEREKNLCNRLDTNCIIKDDKLYFEIGK, from the coding sequence ATGAGAAAAAAATATGTAGCATTGGCGGTAATTGTTTTTCTTATAGGAATTTCAGCTCTTGGTGGCTGTAATTTCAGATCTGACAGTGTTGCCGTTGTAAATGAGAAAAATACCGGCACTTATGAAAATGATTTGGATCAAAAGAAAGTAGCGGATGCTGCAAAAGACGGCACAGTTGGTACTGTAAGTGAAACTGTTTACAGCACCGTCCAACCCACGGCAACTCCCGAAAAAGAGTTAAAGATTGTTGCGGTGGGAGACATTCTTTTGGGCCGGGGTGTGGGCATGAGGCTTAAAAACGGCAATAAAGACTTTACATATCCTTTTCTTGAGGTCAGGGACATCCTAAGGAAAGGGGACGTTGTGTTTGGCAATCTGGAAGAGCCCATTACATCAAGCACTCATTCCCTTACAGGCATAAAAGAAGGCGGAAAATATGTGCTCAAAAATGATGTTGAGGCGATAGAGGGGATTAAGTATGCCGGATTTAATTTGATGAACCTTGCGAACAACCACATACTTGATTATTATGAGCGCGGGCTGTTTGATACGATGGATATTTTGGATAAAAACGGTATCAAGTATGCCGGAGCGGGAAGAAATTTGGAAGAAGCCAGAAAGCCCGCAATAATGGAAGTAAAGAGCATGAAAGTGGGAATGCTGGCTTACACCGATATGGCGGAAATTGTGTACAAGGGCAATCCGAACTACAAGTTTGCGGCCGGAGAGGACAAGCCGGGGGTTGCACCAAGACCTTTGAAATTTGACGATTCCATAAAAAAAGACATAGAAGAGTTACGGAGCAAGGTGGATATTTTAATTGTTTCACTTCACTGGGGAGTGGAGGAAAGCTTTGAAGTTCTGCCTGAACAGAGGGAATTTGCCCACAGTCTTATAGATAACGGAGTGGATGTAATATTGGGACACCATCCCCACCAGTTCCAAGGTATAGAAATCTACAAGGGCAAACCTGTTTTCTACAGTCTGGGTAATTTTATTTTTGATCAGAACGATCCCGAAAACCAGGAGTCCTTTATTGTGACACTTGATTACAAAGGCAGCAGACTGACAGGAATAGAGGCTGTACCCGTGAGAACAATCGGAAAAATACAGGTAGTTCCTCAAAAAGGAGATGAAGCAAAACCTATTTTGGAAAGAGAGAAAAATTTATGTAATAGGCTTGATACAAACTGCATTATAAAAGATGACAAATTATATTTTGAAATTGGAAAATAA